The Prevotella melaninogenica genome has a segment encoding these proteins:
- the tnpC gene encoding IS66 family transposase: MKEQVTDISKVLQGMTEEMRLLRATVNQQYAEIIKLNRNINALNLEIRKKDTELINLQERLAKYENPDKNSNNSSTPPSKERIKDEVIRRTRSLRKPSGKKPGGQKGHDGHKLPCSSIPDEIIDEVPNYCTRCGESLSDTERVLDYVTQVISIPELKPVIREIRHYVMVCKNCGERIRTAPRRRSNNVVYDSSVKTLVVYLSVVQFLPYGRIASFLREVFGLTPSEGSLVNWVNEAKRNAQPVIDKIKEYIKSSAVVGFDESGLYCNKRLDWAWIAQTVYYTLLFRANGRGSKVLADKFGDSLERMTAVTDRHSAYFALHFLNHQVCLAHLLRELQYLSELNTEQEWSGKVTNLFREAIHERNTNPNDVIDKVSWIERLDNLIKQNIEELGKKFITFRKGLVKCRDYIFNFLENPMIPFDNNGSERGIRKLKIKLKNSCAFRSDFGADAFLELHSIVETAKKHDKTPYNAIQALFKV, encoded by the coding sequence ATGAAAGAGCAGGTTACGGATATATCAAAAGTATTACAAGGCATGACGGAAGAGATGCGATTATTGCGTGCAACTGTTAATCAGCAGTATGCCGAGATTATTAAATTGAACCGTAACATAAATGCTCTGAACCTTGAAATTCGCAAGAAAGATACGGAACTTATAAACTTACAGGAACGCTTGGCTAAGTATGAAAATCCTGACAAAAACTCTAATAACAGTAGCACTCCGCCAAGCAAGGAGCGTATAAAGGATGAGGTTATCAGAAGAACGCGAAGCCTCCGTAAGCCAAGTGGTAAGAAGCCGGGAGGACAAAAGGGACATGATGGACACAAGCTGCCTTGCTCTTCCATACCTGACGAGATAATTGATGAGGTACCCAACTATTGTACTCGTTGCGGAGAATCTTTATCAGATACAGAACGTGTGCTTGATTATGTGACGCAGGTTATTTCCATTCCAGAGTTGAAGCCCGTAATCAGGGAAATCCGACACTATGTGATGGTATGCAAGAACTGTGGTGAACGTATTCGGACAGCACCGAGACGGCGGTCAAACAACGTGGTATATGATTCAAGCGTAAAGACCTTAGTGGTTTATCTGAGTGTCGTGCAATTTCTTCCTTACGGTCGTATAGCAAGTTTTTTGCGTGAGGTATTTGGACTCACTCCAAGCGAAGGTTCACTGGTGAACTGGGTAAATGAGGCAAAGAGAAATGCGCAACCTGTGATTGATAAAATTAAAGAATATATCAAGTCATCAGCAGTTGTTGGTTTCGATGAGAGCGGCTTGTACTGTAACAAAAGACTCGACTGGGCATGGATTGCACAGACTGTTTATTACACATTGCTTTTCCGTGCTAATGGAAGAGGGTCGAAGGTATTAGCAGACAAGTTTGGCGATAGCCTGGAACGAATGACTGCCGTTACCGACCGCCATAGCGCATACTTTGCACTCCATTTTCTCAATCACCAGGTTTGTCTTGCACACTTACTCCGCGAACTGCAATATCTCTCAGAGTTGAACACTGAGCAAGAGTGGTCTGGGAAAGTAACCAATCTGTTCCGTGAAGCCATTCACGAGCGGAATACCAATCCGAACGACGTTATAGACAAGGTATCATGGATTGAACGTTTAGACAATCTGATCAAACAGAATATAGAGGAGCTTGGTAAAAAGTTTATTACGTTCAGAAAAGGCTTGGTCAAATGCAGAGATTACATTTTCAATTTCCTCGAAAATCCGATGATACCATTTGACAATAATGGAAGCGAAAGGGGAATACGCAAGCTAAAAATCAAACTGAAGAACTCCTGTGCTTTTCGTTCAGACTTCGGAGCAGACGCTTTCCTTGAACTTCATTCGATTGTAGAAACAGCTAAGAAGCACGACAAAACTCCATATAATGCGATTCAAGCCTTATTTAAGGTTTGA
- a CDS encoding T9SS type A sorting domain-containing protein — MRKFYLSFYLALLPVVSSAQDRIGYSYDASGNRVKREIVMPVPKAMAKQQNFSSDNQSFSDMLHDHSIKIYPNPTKGALRVCISGLKGTDKCSLEVYTTLGVQILTKKVEADNIDINISNQPNGVYLLQITINGRSTTWKIVKQ, encoded by the coding sequence ATGAGAAAATTTTACTTATCATTTTATTTGGCTTTGTTGCCAGTCGTATCTTCTGCACAAGACAGAATTGGATACAGTTATGATGCCTCAGGTAATCGTGTAAAACGGGAAATCGTTATGCCAGTTCCTAAAGCTATGGCAAAGCAGCAAAACTTTTCATCTGACAATCAGAGTTTCTCTGATATGCTACATGACCATTCTATAAAGATATATCCAAATCCTACAAAAGGGGCTTTGAGAGTATGTATTTCTGGGTTAAAAGGGACGGACAAGTGTTCTTTAGAGGTTTACACGACTCTGGGAGTACAAATTCTGACGAAGAAAGTAGAGGCTGATAATATTGATATTAATATCAGCAATCAACCTAATGGAGTCTATCTTCTCCAAATTACAATTAACGGAAGATCAACCACATGGAAAATCGTAAAACAATGA